A portion of the Caenorhabditis elegans chromosome III genome contains these proteins:
- the col-92 gene encoding Nematode cuticle collagen N-terminal domain-containing protein (Confirmed by transcript evidence) has translation MDEKQRLQAYRFVAYSAVTFSVVAVFSLCITLPLVYNYVDGIKTQINHEIKFCKHSARDIFAEVNHIRGSPKNASRFARQAGYGTDEAVETGNTGSQGGSCSGCCLPGAAGPAGTPGKPGRPGRPGAAGLPGNPGRPPAQPCEPITPPPCKPCPQGPAGAPGAPGPQGDAGAPGQAGQGSGAGAPGPAGPKGAPGAPGNPGQAGAPGQPGSDAQSESSPGAPGQAGPQGPPGPAGSPGAPGGPGQAGAPGPKGPSGAPGQPGADGNPGAPGQPGQSGGAGEKGICPKYCAIDGGVFFEDGTRRK, from the exons ATGGACGAGAAGCAACGTCTTCAGGCTTACCGCTTTGTCGCCTATTCGGCTGTTACCTTCTCGGTTGTTGCCGTTTTCTCG CTGTGCATCACCCTTCCATTGGTGTACAACTATGTTGACGGAATCAAGACCCAGATCAACCATGAGATCAAGTTCTGCAAGCACTCTGCTCGTGACATTTTCGCTGAGGTGAACCACATCCGTGGATCTCCAAAGAACGCTTCCCGTTTCGCCCGTCAAGCTGGATATGGAACCGATGAGGCTGTTGAGACCGGAAACACCGGATCCCAAGGAGGATCATGCTCTGGATGCTGCCTTCCAGGAGCCGCTGGACCAGCCGGAACCCCAGGAAAGCCAGGAAGACCAGGACGTCCAGGAGCAGCTGGACTTCCAGGAAACCCAGGACGCCCACCAGCACAGCCATGTGAGCCAATCACCCCACCACCATGCAAGCCATGCCCACAAGGACCAGCTGGAgccccaggagccccaggaccacaaggagaTGCCGGAGCACCAGGACAAGCCGGACAAGGATCAGGAgccggagccccaggaccagctggaccaaagggagccccaggagccccaggaaacccaggacaagccggagccccaggacaacCAGGATCCGACGCTCAATCCGAGTCTTCTCCAGGGGCCCCAGGACAAGCcggaccacaaggaccaccaggaccagctggatccccaggagcaccaggaggACCAGGACAAgccggagccccaggaccaaagggaccatcaggagccccaggacagccaggagccGACGGAaacccaggagccccaggacagccaggacaATCTGGAGGTGCCGGAGAGAAGGGAATCTGTCCAAAGTACTGCGCCATCGACGGAGGAGTCTTCTTCGAGGACGGAACCCGCAGAAAGTAA
- the col-93 gene encoding Nematode cuticle collagen N-terminal domain-containing protein (Partially confirmed by transcript evidence): protein MEEQQRLQAYRFVAYSAVTFSVVAVFSLCITLPLVYNYVDGIKTQINHEIKFCKHSARDIFAEVNHIRGSPKNASRFARQAGYGTDEAVETGNTGSQGGSCSGCCLPGAAGPAGTPGKPGRPGRPGAAGLPGNPGRPPAQPCEPITPPPCKPCPQGPAGAPGAPGPQGDAGAPGQAGQGSGAGAPGPAGPKGAPGAPGNPGQAGAPGQPGSDAQSESSPGAPGQAGPQGPPGPAGSPGAPGGPGQAGAPGPKGPSGAPGQPGADGNPGAPGQPGQSGGAGEKGICPKYCAIDGGVFFEDGTRRK from the exons ATGGAGGAGCAACAACGTCTTCAGGCTTACCGCTTTGTCGCCTACTCGGCTGTTACCTTCTCGGTTGTCGCCGTTTTCTCG CTGTGCATCACCCTTCCATTGGTGTACAACTATGTTGATGGAATCAAGACCCAGATCAACCATGAGATCAAGTTCTGCAAGCACTCTGCTCGTGACATTTTCGCTGAGGTGAACCACATCCGTGGATCTCCAAAGAACGCTTCCCGTTTCGCCCGTCAAGCTGGATACGGAACCGATGAGGCTGTTGAGACCGGAAACACCGGATCCCAAGGAGGATCATGCTCTGGATGCTGCCTTCCAGGAGCCGCTGGACCAGCCGGAACCCCAGGAAAGCCAGGAAGACCAGGACGTCCAGGAGCAGCTGGACTTCCAGGAAACCCAGGACGCCCACCAGCACAACCATGTGAGCCAATCACCCCACCACCATGCAAGCCATGCCCACAAGGACCAGCTGGAgccccaggagccccaggaccacaaggagaTGCCGGAGCACCAGGACAAGCCGGGCAAGGATCAGGAgccggagccccaggaccagccggaccaaagggagccccaggagccccaggaaacccaggacaagctggagccccaggacaaCCAGGATCCGACGCTCAATCCGAGTCTTctccaggagccccaggacaagccggaccacaaggaccaccaggaccagctggatccccaggagccccaggaggaCCAGGACAAgccggagccccaggaccaaagggaccatcaggagccccaggacagccaggagccGACGGAaacccaggagccccaggacagccaggacaATCTGGAGGTGCCGGAGAGAAGGGAATCTGTCCAAAGTACTGCGCCATCGACGGAGGAGTATTCTTCGAGGACGGAACCCGCAGAAAGTAA
- the dhc-4 gene encoding Dynein heavy chain linker domain-containing protein (Partially confirmed by transcript evidence), with amino-acid sequence MPNLLEKEHFKLRKHTRYLTIHRVVEQKSWHQLAYEDRLRRESRKIPKICRKQFLKWHVEQQEAKKKFRRLREKNRDESIYVAKLWYYVLKKHPLKPRVEWSFQRVHKLSPKNERIAQELEELMDCAERYALIENVADGYQKRVKDELARLNKIEKYHHHVKNNREILLRSQSLAAMKIRIFFENRKGLIFEVNELIDPEVGNIPIKKFREVTLTKVLEFSQEINMKLLKKNWRDEKKRNIVQNCIVQETTNAAFGTIQAYLKTLRNKPAFLSIDCMIVDRKLWVNSEQIRLLLKEPISVMCALENVRMSTEDCETWQEEAMICVEVLSHELIVHHPFIQPYAFLIDDYKVSPKLTEEELIKMYDDSTHLQIRLTKAVKLLTIRCFVLRLESVWSEVDRRIRSFRNQLKMAIRRKFTTLLNKLLHDFRKYDRALQYRSIDPSMMLSNKAQVDLMLQNEIGDSVRQFVEVYDKVFEITQHISLDTSQLDTLLQLASLRLSLPQCINDHAHFFQKRISTFLHFVTKKQSKVMSNVQKAMEKLKIVQTMGNPQEVDNYLTQMAKLRPMLDNLITEIEDLNKFETAVDIQVSDVTKMRHFVGEIGSLQSLFEATSGYYKHVNAFFESRRTLVNIDASRNFIDQFTIQLSIFESSLTTHRAAKHFIAYARNEVDAFKKNFAVAEVMSCRRLLDAHWLRMSEIVGFDLTPYANSSIAQICELGLEAHLQQLKPIAFSAEREATAADQLHAIVTFWSQEPLEMRCYVQWKLSLALKLSELHHRVQNDINTLKHMTNVEQITDDSLPQWIEWTARAEKILKAWCETQQKWMRVANIFVTCRDTLQKEYELLRTCAKYFIKIERNVLKDETIYRVMQLPHLPCWIQKINSMVSIIIQGVRGLLDGMRMNNARLCLSSEVHLLNLFSTTSIETRLKLLLKDCFPSLRRLCFNRRNQLEMVDLLEEKVTVDLTKSEIESQEPCELIRSIEQAFASKLTDIITYERQDRSKAASRVGANVAELIETRQTLDPLFLSRVEKTYYIQHRSVQRQSLLTVDFVYSTEINRFIPRSLADSWSSGHIVLLIGEMCSTRSFVLRLANCMCSNLRIVNSHQLLEPAFLERVTKGIAMSSWFVLLENVDLLDSQLIFKLFKILASQVTSFPRLFLSSTDEIKNQLPTNIAVEHLGVFHEFVEVSPAFKFETSPLSSVRTSSIPKLPAQLVSTGQPPSSPHSVLLEKIGAKIRNREISGCVGSLAKETLKETLQNFPEKIIWVYTDVFVRDQMVTRSDEFAATQSGILFEVLSPATTGNGGSDSERSYHSTISTSSVTINTIVVFYGFSEFWNIFPFISPLFLKKDGYSAQTPPFLTLDDGSTYWPQENVQFLMCIPDEEGFHLNTVKKFDIPFHVVNENLKMDVARSWRKVWHKKYTELFNKISLVEIMDELVDRILSPMASHFKSTFLWPSTLFQVIYHDLTEVIPTSRITSVNDTLRITVVLATANFISIFADDQGKVEKYMGRALGAIREKLSIQMPDDICNWKISYQDATKLVRWEDEPFCQSSIDKDSAIGNIMIVTPNMDRLLFYSIRLLASGHNILVHGPPYSRKTMFVKMISKFLSSTVGDLTVEFLWLDGKSRVGNDVAQKKFADVVGTCERAHQSKQLYIVIDRFSFTEPLLPIIEFFVDHKTYWKDGKLCNSDAQIRMIIITDEEDYAWLHKTKALASTFVGIAMPASTKFKDQKPLVQSLIAANFTAKSFSSEYHHILESFSSCIVEIVRKPYVENLSSMALATRLAKSFFFAFPDNCPDPDALLRLFIHESARVIGDAIDPIHRATFAQQFETLIDENFNTAFQAILKHIAQISEEEEEEEGVEKRMTASLDMFDLIYSEVDAHDVVDGLAYEPVVDRVQFQRSIENFLFEHHRNHTKDRVRLFVDWETSGWVQRVMRVIRQASEHMVLTAPPNSGRTQVVKAACVACNATMMHMQVDATCYDTFISRWEYALSRAINIIANTNQHVVILVHLDFCYEKVEPRWMEQIKLWIECPNTQHLVSDEQLHTMGEQLIECEKNLATQMQTIGLRLPGQRMCKYLPVETLKEPQALRKVLEARIFDALHVMFLVDPQFKTDFSWCTIFHVPTIEKSELLSKVSKIISDCKVDEAAQIIVSTFFIVKKYLQSIGIALYGTVFSQLFEVADCFQIVFREQKKELVAEGTRLNEALHTCEQIEKLAEMGKEVDIEAVQRRIVEKETMLSKMNRERNTKGARMEVLSELVAVKATNLETMRAEEAALKTTVEAMVSAPQEEFRKCVEELLKFSNTDIKTLSKITKPSVGIRLCCEMLRTIFEPNFKPKRHAAEAWTESLKFVSDKAFFIKLATCDADILTVDQMKVLKKYVDRAEFNANKIEHESVVCACLCRWIGAFLELACTLRVMEEQVEESKELREHIRQTEVRFENESSEMQQLKSDVEKLTVLIRENEQVLANDRRLCDYRLRSGDLLAALEPHRKRWKSQLKQNEKKQKELVGNTLLFAIHRAHLLCQEKAVTLICVSMCTSHLTSQNVQFDSSMASSSNVINRILRTLKSSRRFCLFLSTTDSLLQNVRSVLPGATYLDISPPLTWKEPQMAVSLQKHVYSIVPTVFYNLTEVPPPEMYEILMKSEEKEVCYHNKPLELPDDILFVFVAKNLGHIPDQIRKLMEVIVVSIPLEPIEDREKIERNELSSLLGEFTAADILESRDLTRKAMQIASAF; translated from the exons ATGCCGAATCTACTGGAAAAAGAGCATTTCAAGC tccgAAAGCACACCCGCTACCTGACAATCCACCGAGTCGTTGAGCAGAAAAGTTGGCATCAACTTGCCTACGAGGACCGGCTCCGGCGGGAAAGccgaaaaatcccaaaaatctGTCGTAAACAATTCCTAAAATGGCACGTTGAGCAACAGGAGGCCAAGAAAAAATTCCGGCGGCTCCGCGAAAAAAATCGCGATGAGAGCATTTATGTGGCCAAGTTATGGTACTACGTGCTCAAGAAGCATCCATTGAAGCCACGTGTTGAATGGAGTTTTCAGAGGGTTCATAA GTTGAGCCCGAAAAACGAGAGAATTGCTCAAGAACTGGAGGAGCTCATGGATTGTGCGGAAAGATACGCGTTGATAGAAAACGTGGCAGATGGGTATCAGAAAAGAGTAAAAGATGAGCTCGCAAGGTTGAATA aaatcgaaaaataccATCATCACGTCAAAAACAACCGTGAAATTCTTCTTCGATCCCAGTCATTAGCCGCAATGAAAATTCgcatatttttcgaaaatcg aaaaggatTAATATTCGAAGTCAACGAGCTAATTGACCCGGAAGTCGGAAATattccaatcaaaaaattccgagAGGTTACTCTGACGAAGGTCCTGGAATTCTCACAGGAAATCAATATGAA GTTGCTCAAAAAGAATTGGAGggatgagaaaaaacgaaatattgttcaaaattgtattgttcAAGAGACGACAAACGCGGCTTTTGGCACAATTCAGGCATATTTGAAGACCTTAAGGAATAAG CCGGCGTTTCTCTCCATCGACTGTATGATTGTGGACCGTAAGCTATGGGTGAATTCGGAGCAAATCCGACTTTTGCTCAAAGAGCCCATAAGTGTCATGTGTGCTCTAGAGAATGTCCGCATGTCGACTGAAGATTGTGAGACGTGGCAAGAAGAGGCAATGATATGTGTGGAGGTGTTGTCTCATGAGCTTATTGTGCATCATCCTTTTATACAGCCCTATGCGTTTTTGATCGATGATTATAAG gTCTCCCCAAAGCTCACCGAAGAAGAGCTAATCAAAATGTACGACGACTCCACTCATCTTCAAATTAGGCTCACCAAAGCCGTCAAACTTCTCACCATCCGATGTTTTGTGCTTCGTCTGGAAAGTGTCTGGTCAGAGGTGGACCGTCGGATCCGGAGCTTCAGAAATCAACTGAAAATGGCTATTCGCAGAAAGTTTACGAC gctcTTGAACAAGTTGCTCCACGACTTTCGAAAATACGACAGAGCCCTGCAATACCGGTCCATAGACCCGTCCATGATGCTGAGCAACAAGGCACAGGTGGACTTGATGCTCCAAAATGAGATCGGAGACAGTGTCAGGCAGTTCGTGGAGGTTTATGATAAAGTTTTCGAGATCACCCAGCACATTTCTCTGGACACCTCCCAGCTGGATACACTACTTCAGCTTGCCTCTCTCCGGCTTTCTCTTCCCCAGTGCATCAACGACCACGCTCACTTCTTCCAGAAACGGATTTCTAcgtttttgcattttgtgaCA aaaaaacagTCAAAAGTAATGTCAAATGTACAAAAAGCCatggaaaagctgaaaatcgtCCAAACAATGGGTAACCCCCAGGAAGTGGACAACTACCTGACACAAATGGCCAAGTTAAGGCCTATGTTGGACAACTTGATTACGGAAATTGAAGACCTGAACAAGTTCGAGACAGCGGTCGATATTCAGGTGTCGGATGTGACAAAAATGAGACATTTCGTAGGAGAAATCGGGTCACTCCAGAGTCTTTTTGAGGCGACCAGTGGGTATTATAAGCATGTTAA cGCATTTTTCGAGTCTCGTCGGACGCTGGTGAACATTGATGCTAGCCGAAACTTCATCGATCAGTTCACAattcaattatcgatttttgagagcTCTCTGACAACTCATAGAGCCGCCAAGCATTTTATTGCATAT GCCAGAAATGAAGTGGACGCcttcaagaaaaatttcgcGGTAGCCGAGGTTATGTCGTGTAGGAGGCTTCTGGATGCTCACTGGTTGAGGATGTCAGAGATTGTTG GCTTCGACCTAACTCCATATGCCAATAGCTCCATCGCCCAAATCTGTGAGCTGGGCCTTGAAGCCCATCTCCAGCAGCTCAAGCCAATTGCATTCTCTGCGGAACGTGAAGCCACCGCAGCCGATCAGCTTCACGCGATTGTCACATTTTGGAGTCAAGAACCTCTTGAAATGCGGTGCTATGTCCAATGGAAGCTCTCGTTGGCGTTGAAGCTCAGCGAGCTGCACCATCGAGTTCAAAACGATATAAACACATTGAAACATATGACCAACGTTGAACAGATCACTGATGATTCTTTGCC GCAATGGATAGAGTGGACCGCCCGTGCCGAGAAGATCCTCAAGGCTTGGTGTGAAACTCAACAGAAATGGATGAGGGTCGCCAATATTTTTGTGACATGCCGGGATACCTTGCAG AAAGAATACGAATTACTGCGGACCTGCGCgaaatatttcataaaaatcgagcGGAACGTTCTAAAAGACGAAACAATCTATCGAGTAATGCAACTTCCACACCTTCCTTGCTggatccaaaaaatcaattcaatgGTTTCAATAATAATTCAAGGTGTTCGTGGACTTCTAGACGGTATGCGAATGAACAATGCTCGGCTGTGCCTCTCATCAGAAGTTCATTTGTTGAACCTTTTCTCAACAACTTCTATAGAAACCCGTTTGAAATTGCTTCTAAAAGACTGCTTCCCATCTCTCAGACGGCTTTGTTTCAACCGGAGAAATCAGCTGGAAATGGTGGATCTTTTGGAGgaaaaggttactgtagaccTCACAAAGTCAGAAATCGAATCACAGGAGCCGTGTGAGCTTATTCGGAGCATCGAACAAGCTTTTGCATCAAAGTTGACAGAT atTATCACCTACGAGCGACAGGATCGATCGAAAGCGGCGAGCCGCGTTGGAGCAAATGTGGCGGAGCTCATCGAGACCCGGCAGACACTGGATCCTTTGTTTTTGAGCAGAGTG gaaaaaacctACTACATCCAGCACAGAAGCGTTCAACGGCAGTCCCTGCTCACAGTTGATTTCGTATATTCTACTGAAATTAATCGTTTCATCCCTAGGTCTCTTGCTGACTCCTGGAGCAGTGGGCATATTGTGCTCTTGATTGGAGAAATGTGCTCAACGCGGTCATTTGTGCTCAGGCTCGCCAATTGTATGTGCTCCAACTTACGGATAGTAAATTCCCACCAGCTCCTGGAGCCGGCGTTTTTGGAGCGAGTCACCAAGGGTATTGCGATGTCGAGCTGGTTTGTGCTGCTGGAAAACGTTGATCTATTGGACTCTCAGTTGATCttcaagcttttcaaaatCCTTGCAAGCCAGGTAACATCCTTTCCAAGGCTATTCCTGTCGTCTACTGATGAGATCAAGAATCAACTGCCCACTAACATTGCAGTCGAGCATCTCGGAGTATTTCACGAATTTGTTGAAGTTTCTCCGGCGTTTAAGTTTGAGACAAGCCCCTTGTCGAGTGTAAGAACCTCTTCAATCCCGAAACTTCCGGCTCAACTGGTTTCCACTGGTCAGCCACCATCTTCACCGCATTCAGTGCTCTTGGAGAAGATTGGAGCCAAGATTCGCAATCg ggAAATATCCGGGTGCGTTGGCTCATTGGCAAAAGAGACCCTGAAAGAAACCCTCCAAAACTTCCCGGAGAAAATAATTTGGGTCTACACAGATGTCTTCGTCCGAGACCAGATGGTCACTCGATCCGACGAGTTTGCAGCTACCCAATCAGGAATCCTTTTCGAAGTTCTGTCACCTGCCACCACCGGAAATGGGGGATCCGACAGCGAGCGGAGCTATCACTCCACAATTTCCACTAGCTCTGTAACCATCAACACTATCGTGGTGTTCTACGGATTCTCcgagttctggaacatttttcCGTTTATTTCACCGTTATTCCTCAAGAAAGATGGATACTCTGCTCAAACACCACCGTTTCTCACTTTGGATGATGGAAGTACTTACTGGCCGCaggaaaatgtgcaatttttgatgtgtaTACCGGATGAGGAGGGATTTCATTTGAACACTGTGAAAAAGTTTGATATCCCGTTCCATGTGGTTAATGAGAACTTGAAAATGGATGTGGCAAGGAGCTGGCGGAAGGTTTGGCACAAGAAGTACACCGAGCTATTTAAT aaaatctcgCTTGTGGAAATAATGGACGAACTTGTGGATCGCATTCTTTCACCAATGGCTTCCCATTTCAAATCCACGTTTCTCTGGCCCTCCACTCTATTTCAAGTCATTTATCATGACCTTACCGAGGTTATTCCGACTTCTCGTATCACGTCAGTAAATGATACGCTacggattactgtagtattGGCGACTGCaaattttatatcaatttttgccgATGATCAGGGAAAAGTGGAAAAGTACATGGGACGAGCTCTTGGAGCAATTCGAGAGAAGCTGTCCATTCAGATGCCTGATGATATTTGTAATTGGAAGATTTCTTATCAAGACGCCACAAAACTTGTCAGATGGGAGGACGAGCCATTTTGTCAGAGCTCTATTGATAAGGACAGTGCAATTGGAAATATTATG ATAGTCACACCAAACATGGATCGCCTTCTGTTCTACAGCATCCGCCTTCTAGCTTCAGGCCACAATATTCTCGTCCACGGCCCTCCGTACTCCAGGAAAACCATGTTTGTTAAGATGATCTCCAAGTTTTTAAGCTCAACGGTTGGAGATTTAACTGTAGAGTTTTTATGGCTGGATGGAAAGTCACGTGTTGGAAATGACGTGGCTCAGAAGAAGTTTGCAGATGTCGTGGGCACCTGTGAGCGGGCTCATCAGAGCAAACAATTG tacaTAGTAATCGACCGCTTCTCATTCACGGAGCCTCTTCTCCCGATCATTGAGTTCTTCGTCGATCACAAGACCTACTGGAAGGACGGGAAACTCTGCAATTCTGATGCTCAAATCCGAATGATTATAATAACTGACGAGGAAGATTACGCGTGGCTTCACAAGACAAAGGCATTGGCTTCAACTTTTGTTGGGATTGCGATGCCTGCGTCGACTAAGTTTAAGGATCAGAAACCATTGGTGCAGAGTTTGATCGCCGCGAATTTTACAGCAAA atcattcAGCTCCGAGTATCATCACATTCTGGAGTCATTCTCGTCGTGTATTGTGGAAATTGTTCGCAAACCTTATGTG GAAAACCTGTCTTCAATGGCCCTAGCTACCCGCCTTGCCAAATCGTTCTTCTTCGCCTTCCCCGACAACTGCCCGGATCCGGATGCTCTCCTCCGACTGTTCATCCATGAGTCGGCACGAGTCATCGGTGATGCAATAGATCCTATTCACCGGGCGACATTTGCACAACAGTTCGAGACCTTGATAGATGAGAATTTTAACACAGCATTTCAAGCGATCCTCAAACACATCGCTCAAATCTcggaagaggaagaagaggaagaaggtGTCGAAAAGAGGATGACTGCTTCACTTGACATGTTTGATTTGATCTATTCGGAAGTAGATGCTCACGATGTCGTCGATGGGCTAGCTTATGAACCAGTGGTGGATAGAGTTCAATTCCAAAGGAGCATCGAGAACTTTCTCTTCGAGCATCACAGAAACCACACAAAGGATCGTGTCAGGCTATTCGTTGATTGGGAAACCAGCGGATGGGTTCAGAGAGTGATGAGAGTGATCCGTCAAGCGTCGGAGCATATGGTGCTCACTGCTCCGCCGAATAGTGGAAGGACTCAGGTAGTGAAGGCGGCATGTGTAGCTTGCAATGCAACG ATGATGCACATGCAAGTTGACGCTACCTGCTACGACACCTTCATTTCAAGATGGGAATATGCATTGAGCCGCGCTATAAACATCATCGCAAATACGAATCAGCATGTCGTGATCCTTGTTCACCTCGATTTTTGT TACGAAAAGGTGGAGCCGAGATGGATGGAGCAGATCAAGTTATGGATTGAGTGCCCGAATACCCAGCATTTGGTGTCTGATGAA CAACTTCACACAATGGGTGAACAGTTAATCGAGTGCGAAAAGAATTTGGCTACACAAATGCAAACTATTGGATTACGACTTCCGGGGCAACGAATGTGCAAATATCTCCCTGTGGAGACCCTCAAGGAGCCACAGGCTTTGCGAAAAGTTTTAGAAGCACGGATTTTCGATGCACTTCATGTCATGTTTCTTGTGGATCCGCAGTTTAAGACAGACTTCTCTTGGTGCACCATTTTCCATGTCCCG acaatcgaaaaatcagaattactatcaaaagtttcaaagatAATTTCGGATTGCAAAGTTGACGAAGCTGCTCAGATAATAGTGTCCACTTTCTTTATTGTAAAGAAGTATCTTCAATCAATAGGAATTGCATTGTATGGTACCGTATTTAGTCAGCTGTTTGAAGTTGCTGATTGCTTTCAAATTGTGTTCAGGGAACAGAAAAA AGAACTAGTAGCAGAAGGCACACGGCTAAATGAAGCCCTTCACACCTgcgaacaaattgaaaaactcgCAGAAATGGGGAAAGAGGTGGATATTGAGGCTGTGCAGCGGAGAATTGTGGAGAAGGAGACCATGTTGTCCAAGATGAATCGGGAGAGAAATACCAAAGGCGCTCGAATGGAGGTGCTCTCCGAGCTGGTTGCTGTAAAGGCTACCAATCTGGAAACCATGAGGGCCGAGGAAGCAGCGTTGAAAACTACGGTAGAAGCAATGGTTTCG gcacCACAAGAAGAATTCCGGAAGTGTGTAGAAGAGCTGCTCAAGTTCTCAAATACAGACATCAAAACTCTATCGAAGATCACAAAGCCTTCAGTGGGAATACGTTTGTGCTGTGAGATGCTTCGCACTATTTTCGAGCCGAACTTCAAGCcaa AACGGCACGCGGCAGAAGCCTGGACGGAATCCTTAAAATTTGTGAGCGACAAGGCGTTTTTCATCAAGCTGGCCACTTGTGACGCGGATATTTTGACGGTGGACCAGATGAAGGTACTGAAGAAATACGTGGATCGAGCCGAGTTCAACGCAAACAAGATCGAACACGAGTCGGTGGTGTGCGCGTGTCTTTGCCGATGGATCGGAGCGTTTTTGGAGTTGGCTTG CACACTTCGAGTAATGGAAGAACAAGTCGAGGAGAGCAAGGAGCTCCGCGAGCACATTCGACAAACCGAGGTGCGGTTCGAAAACGAGTCCAGCGAAATGCAACAGTTGAAAAGCGATGTGGAAAAG cTAACCGTCCTCATTCGGGAAAACGaacaagttttggcaaatGACCGTCGTTTGTGTGACTACCGCCTGAGAAGTGGTGACCTACTTGCCGCCTTGGAGCCACATAGAAAACGTTGGAAGAGCCAGTTGAagcaaaatgagaaaaagcaGAAGGAGCTGGTTGGTAACACGTTGCTCTTCGCAATTCATCGAGCACATTTGCTTTGTCAGGAGAAGGCGGTCACTTTG ATTTGTGTCTCTATGTGCACTTCCCATTTGACCTCGCAAAATGTACAATTCGATTCCTCTATGGCTTCCTCCTCAAACGTTATCAATCGGATCCTCCGTACCCTCAAATCCTCCCGTCGTTTCTGTCTTTTCCTGTCTACAACTGACTCACTGCTCCAAAACGTGCGCTCAGTGCTTCCCGGTGCCACATATCTCGACATTAGTCCACCGCTAACGTGGAAGGAACCCCAAATGGCCGTGTCACTTCAGAAACATGTTTATTCGATTGTTCCGACTGTATTCTACAATTTGACAGAGGTGCCGCCTCCCGAGATGTATGagattttaatgaaaagtGAGGAGAAGGAGGTGTGCTATCACAATAAGCCTCTCGAGCTGCCCGATGACATTTTATTCGTGTTTGTGGCCAAGAATCTGGGGCATATACCTGATCAGATACGGAAATTG atggaaGTAATTGTGGTTTCAATCCCATTGGAACCTATCGAAGACAGAGAGAAAATTGAGAG aaacgAGCTATCAAGCCTTCTTGGCGAGTTCACCGCCGCCGACATTCTCGAATCTCGTGATTTGACTAGAAAAGCCATGCAAATTGCGTCGGccttttga
- the col-94 gene encoding Nematode cuticle collagen N-terminal domain-containing protein (Confirmed by transcript evidence): protein MDEKQRLQAYRFVAYSAVTFSTVAVFSLCITLPLVYNYVDGIKTQINHEIKFCKHSARDIFAEVNHIRGSPKNASRFARQAGYGTDEAVETGNTGSQGGSCSGCCLPGAAGPAGTPGKPGRPGRPGAAGLPGNPGRPPAQPCEPITPPPCKPCPQGPAGAPGAPGPQGDAGAPGQAGQGSGAGAPGPAGPKGAPGAPGNPGQAGAPGQPGSDAQSESSPGAPGQAGPQGPPGPAGSPGAPGGPGQAGAPGPKGPSGAPGQPGADGNPGAPGQPGQSGGAGEKGICPKYCAIDGGVFFEDGTRRK from the exons atggacGAGAAACAACGCCTTCAGGCTTACCGCTTCGTCGCCTACTCGGCTGTTACCTTCTCCACTGTCGCAGTTTTCTCG CTGTGCATCACCCTTCCATTGGTGTACAACTATGTTGATGGAATCAAGACCCAGATCAACCATGAGATCAAGTTCTGCAAGCACTCTGCTCGTGACATTTTCGCTGAGGTGAACCACATCCGTGGATCTCCAAAGAACGCTTCCCGTTTCGCCCGTCAAGCTGGATATGGAACCGATGAGGCTGTTGAGACCGGAAACACCGGATCCCAAGGAGGATCATGCTCTGGATGCTGCCTTCCAGGAGCCGCTGGACCAGCCGGAACCCCAGGAAAGCCAGGAAGACCAGGACGTCCAGGAGCAGCTGGACTTCCAGGAAACCCAGGACGCCCACCAGCACAGCCATGTGAGCCAATCACCCCACCACCATGCAAGCCATGCCCACAAGGACCAGCTGGAgccccaggagccccaggaccacaaggagaTGCCGGAGCACCAGGACAAGCCGGACAAGGATCAGGAgccggagccccaggaccagctggaccaaagggagccccaggagccccaggaaacccaggacaagccggagccccaggacaacCAGGATCCGACGCTCAATCCGAGTCTTctccaggagccccaggacaagccggaccacaaggaccaccaggaccagctggatccccaggagcaccaggaggACCAGGACAAgccggagccccaggaccaaagggaccatcaggagccccaggacagccaggagccGACGGAaacccaggagccccaggacagccaggacaATCTGGAGGTGCCGGAGAGAAGGGAATCTGTCCAAAGTACTGCGCCATCGACGGAGGAGTCTTCTTCGAGGACGGAACCCGCAGAAAGTAA